The following proteins are co-located in the Streptomyces sp. NBC_01198 genome:
- a CDS encoding MarR family transcriptional regulator → MDTRTTETAQAAGPAPATADEVTGRLADQLLRLSRRLHRAQRRLLEPLGITPAQARLLRTLAHCDEPPRMADLAQRLDVVPRAVTTLVDALEEQELLRRVPDPHSRRVIRIELCDGGRRALDDLRSARRTAAAEILAPLDDGSRAALTELLAALDPDEGAERRRC, encoded by the coding sequence ATGGACACCCGCACCACCGAGACCGCGCAGGCGGCAGGCCCGGCGCCCGCGACAGCGGACGAGGTCACCGGGCGGCTCGCCGACCAGCTGCTGCGGCTGAGCAGGCGGCTGCACCGCGCCCAGCGCCGGCTGCTCGAACCGCTGGGCATCACGCCCGCGCAGGCCAGGCTGCTGCGGACGCTCGCGCACTGCGACGAGCCGCCGCGGATGGCGGATCTCGCCCAGCGTCTGGACGTGGTGCCGCGGGCGGTGACCACGCTGGTGGACGCGCTGGAGGAGCAGGAACTGCTGCGCCGGGTGCCCGATCCGCACAGCCGCCGGGTGATCAGGATCGAGCTGTGCGACGGCGGCCGCCGGGCACTGGACGACCTGCGGAGCGCCAGGCGCACGGCGGCCGCCGAGATCCTGGCGCCGCTGGACGACGGCAGCCGGGCCGCGCTGACCGAACTGCTGGCCGCGCTCGACCCGGACGAGGGGGCCGAGCGGCGCCGCTGCTGA
- the mscL gene encoding large conductance mechanosensitive channel protein MscL — MKGFRTFLLRGNVVDLAVGIVIGAAFTALVNGFVKAFLTPIVGIISGATGNFSARTFHASGVTFPYGIFIDATISFVIVAAVIYFLVMLPMNRMQERFFPKATGAPMRECPECLTAIPAAAKRCSACTAPVPPTVAPQGGPADVAR; from the coding sequence ATGAAGGGCTTCCGCACCTTCCTGCTCCGCGGCAACGTCGTCGATCTCGCGGTCGGCATCGTCATCGGCGCCGCCTTCACCGCCCTGGTGAACGGCTTCGTCAAGGCGTTCCTGACCCCGATCGTCGGCATCATCAGCGGCGCCACCGGCAACTTCAGTGCCAGGACCTTCCACGCCTCGGGAGTCACCTTCCCCTACGGCATCTTCATCGACGCGACGATCAGCTTCGTGATCGTCGCGGCGGTGATCTACTTCCTGGTCATGCTGCCGATGAACCGGATGCAGGAGAGGTTCTTCCCGAAGGCCACGGGCGCGCCGATGCGCGAGTGCCCGGAGTGCCTGACGGCGATACCGGCGGCGGCCAAGCGATGCAGCGCCTGCACCGCACCGGTGCCGCCGACGGTGGCCCCCCAGGGCGGCCCCGCGGACGTCGCGCGGTAG
- a CDS encoding ATP-dependent DNA ligase has product MDLPVMPPVQPMLAKAAKAIPAGMQYEAKWDGFRAIVFRDGDEIELGSRSTKPLTRYFPEVVEALRSRIPRRCVLDGEIVIARDGRLDFDALLERIHPADSRVRHLAEVTPASFVAFDLLALGDRSLMADPQRDRRTALTAALRDAAAPVFTAPATDDIALAEDWFDRFEGAGLDGVVAKPPQLEYRPGERVLVKVKHERTADCVVAGLRPHKSGPVVGSLLLGLYDGGGRLQHVGVCASFPMRRRAELMEELAPLRMDSVAGHPWQDWASEEAQASGRLPGGPSRWTGKKDLSWVPLRPERVVEVAYDHMQGDRFRHTAQFRRWRPDREPEQCTYAQLQEPVGYDLADFLSGGLR; this is encoded by the coding sequence ATGGACCTGCCGGTGATGCCCCCTGTGCAGCCGATGCTGGCCAAGGCCGCGAAGGCCATTCCGGCCGGTATGCAGTACGAGGCCAAGTGGGACGGCTTCCGTGCGATCGTCTTCCGCGACGGCGACGAGATCGAGCTGGGCAGCCGCTCCACCAAGCCGCTCACCCGCTACTTCCCCGAGGTGGTGGAGGCGCTGCGGAGCCGGATCCCGCGGCGGTGCGTGCTCGACGGCGAGATCGTCATCGCGCGCGACGGGCGGCTGGACTTCGACGCGCTGCTCGAGCGGATCCACCCCGCCGACTCGCGGGTACGCCATCTGGCGGAGGTGACACCCGCGAGCTTCGTCGCCTTCGACCTGCTCGCCCTCGGAGACAGGTCGCTGATGGCGGACCCGCAGCGGGACCGCAGGACGGCGCTGACAGCGGCGCTGCGGGACGCGGCGGCGCCGGTCTTCACCGCGCCCGCCACCGACGACATCGCGCTCGCTGAGGACTGGTTCGACCGCTTCGAGGGCGCAGGCCTGGACGGGGTCGTCGCCAAGCCCCCGCAACTGGAGTACCGGCCCGGTGAACGCGTCCTGGTGAAGGTCAAGCACGAGCGCACCGCCGACTGCGTCGTCGCCGGCCTGCGCCCGCACAAGAGCGGTCCGGTCGTCGGCTCGCTGCTGCTCGGCCTCTACGACGGCGGCGGCCGCCTCCAGCACGTCGGCGTCTGCGCGTCCTTCCCGATGCGGCGCCGGGCCGAGCTCATGGAGGAACTGGCCCCGCTGCGGATGGACTCGGTGGCCGGCCACCCGTGGCAGGACTGGGCGAGCGAGGAGGCGCAGGCGTCCGGCCGGCTGCCGGGTGGCCCCAGCCGGTGGACCGGCAAGAAGGATCTGTCCTGGGTGCCGCTGCGCCCCGAGCGGGTCGTCGAGGTCGCCTACGACCACATGCAGGGCGACCGCTTCCGCCACACCGCGCAGTTCCGGCGCTGGCGCCCGGACCGCGAACCCGAGCAATGCACGTACGCGCAACTGCAGGAGCCGGTCGGATACGACCTGGCGGACTTCCTGTCCGGGGGGCTGCGGTAG
- a CDS encoding LutC/YkgG family protein: protein MTIHQAPDGSPGPADGAREEILRRIRQALGNPASTTPDPTAVPRTYLTTHVHHTPEQRTALLADNLTDYRAHVHHTDQAGLPATVARLLSEHGTRTAVVPPGVPAAWLSAATGVDVHHDTDADPLTPRQLDAVDTVVTGCALAIAETGTIVLDAAPDQGRRVLTLVPDHHVCVIDASGQVVDSLPQALPRLDPARPQTWISGPSATSDIELERVEGVHGPRTLDVILVTSPPPSG, encoded by the coding sequence ATGACCATCCACCAGGCTCCCGACGGCTCCCCCGGCCCGGCTGACGGCGCGCGCGAGGAGATCCTCCGCCGCATCCGGCAGGCGCTCGGCAACCCCGCATCCACCACCCCCGATCCCACCGCCGTCCCCCGCACGTACCTCACCACCCATGTCCACCACACCCCCGAGCAACGCACCGCCCTGCTCGCCGACAACCTCACCGACTACCGCGCCCACGTCCACCACACCGACCAGGCCGGGCTGCCCGCCACCGTCGCCCGGCTCCTCAGCGAGCACGGGACGCGCACCGCCGTCGTGCCACCGGGGGTCCCCGCAGCCTGGCTCAGCGCCGCGACCGGCGTCGACGTCCATCACGACACCGACGCGGACCCGCTCACCCCGCGCCAACTCGACGCCGTCGACACGGTGGTCACCGGCTGCGCCCTGGCCATCGCCGAGACCGGCACCATCGTCCTGGACGCGGCACCCGACCAGGGACGACGGGTCCTCACCCTCGTCCCCGACCACCACGTCTGCGTCATCGACGCGTCCGGCCAGGTCGTCGACTCGCTCCCCCAGGCGCTCCCCCGGCTGGACCCCGCCCGCCCGCAGACCTGGATCTCCGGACCCTCCGCCACCAGCGACATCGAGCTCGAACGCGTCGAAGGCGTCCACGGCCCGCGCACCCTCGACGTCATCCTGGTGACGTCACCCCCGCCGAGCGGCTGA
- a CDS encoding lactate utilization protein B, translated as MSGTFVGLPSFPQAAAVSTQDTQLRANLRHATRTIRDKRATAIGELSDWPQLRAAGAAIKDHTLAHLDHYLRQLEAAVTAAGGTVHWAADADQANRIIADLIHATGETQVVKVKSMATQETGLNEALQAEGITAYETDLAELIVQLGDDRPSHILVPAIHRNRHQIRDIFTDQMAAWGRPAPEDLTDDPAALAEAARLHLREKFLTTKVAISGANFMVAETGTLVVLESEGNGRMCLTLPDTLISLVGIEKTIPTWQDLEVFLQTLPRSSTAERMNPYTTMWTGTTSHDGPQNFHLVLLDNGRTDTLADTTGREALRCIRCSACLNVCPVYERAGGHAYGTPYPGPIGAILTPQLQGTSTPLTASLPYASTLCGACYDVCPVAINIPQILVHLREQTAQGGTTTSRGTPATATPASGHAAMRAAMRAATWTLTHPRTLHQAQSLATKTRRLHPKNPPGPAAAWTNTRDLPPLPAHTFNHWWKHHHSTEGTPQP; from the coding sequence ATGAGCGGTACGTTCGTGGGTTTGCCCTCGTTTCCGCAGGCCGCCGCGGTCTCCACCCAGGACACCCAGCTGCGCGCGAACCTGCGCCACGCCACCCGCACGATCCGCGACAAACGCGCCACCGCGATCGGCGAGCTCAGCGACTGGCCGCAACTCCGGGCGGCGGGCGCCGCGATCAAGGACCACACGCTGGCCCATCTCGACCACTACCTCCGGCAACTCGAAGCCGCGGTGACGGCGGCCGGCGGAACCGTCCACTGGGCCGCCGACGCCGACCAGGCCAACCGCATCATCGCCGACCTGATCCACGCCACCGGCGAGACCCAGGTCGTCAAGGTCAAATCCATGGCCACCCAGGAAACCGGCCTCAACGAGGCCCTCCAGGCCGAGGGCATCACCGCCTACGAGACCGACCTGGCCGAACTCATCGTCCAACTCGGCGACGACCGGCCCTCCCACATCCTGGTCCCCGCCATCCACAGGAACCGCCACCAGATCCGCGACATCTTCACCGACCAGATGGCGGCCTGGGGCCGCCCCGCCCCCGAGGACCTCACCGACGACCCCGCGGCCCTCGCCGAGGCCGCCCGGCTGCACCTCCGGGAGAAATTCCTCACCACCAAAGTCGCCATCTCCGGGGCCAACTTCATGGTGGCCGAGACCGGCACCCTCGTCGTGCTGGAATCCGAGGGCAACGGCCGGATGTGCCTGACCCTGCCCGACACGCTCATCTCCCTGGTCGGGATCGAGAAGACCATCCCCACCTGGCAGGACCTGGAAGTCTTCCTGCAGACCCTCCCGCGCTCCTCCACCGCGGAACGCATGAACCCCTACACCACCATGTGGACCGGCACCACCAGCCACGACGGGCCGCAGAACTTCCACCTGGTCCTGCTGGACAACGGGCGCACCGACACCCTCGCCGACACCACCGGACGCGAGGCCCTCCGCTGCATCCGCTGCTCGGCCTGCCTGAACGTCTGCCCCGTCTACGAACGCGCCGGGGGCCACGCCTACGGCACCCCCTACCCCGGCCCCATCGGCGCCATCCTCACGCCCCAACTCCAGGGCACCAGCACGCCCCTGACCGCTTCGCTCCCCTACGCCTCCACCCTGTGCGGCGCCTGCTACGACGTCTGCCCGGTCGCCATCAACATCCCCCAGATCCTGGTCCACCTGCGCGAACAGACCGCCCAGGGCGGAACCACCACCAGCCGCGGAACCCCCGCCACGGCCACGCCGGCATCGGGCCACGCCGCGATGCGCGCCGCCATGCGCGCGGCGACCTGGACGCTCACCCACCCGCGGACCCTCCATCAGGCCCAGAGCCTCGCCACCAAGACCCGGCGCCTGCACCCCAAGAACCCGCCAGGTCCCGCCGCCGCCTGGACCAACACCCGCGATCTCCCGCCGCTCCCCGCGCACACCTTCAACCACTGGTGGAAACACCACCACTCCACCGAAGGCACTCCCCAGCCATGA
- a CDS encoding ABC transporter ATP-binding protein, translated as MTYTLRRGLAYPRPRRHIPRSPLRPENDLASRWTPPQKKPAAPTDVRRIVRLFRPYRGRLAVVGVLVALSSLVSVASPFLLRAILDTAIPQGRTGLLSLLALGMIATAVATGVFGVLQTLISTTVGQRVMHDLRTAVYERLQRMSLAFFTRTRTGEVQSRIANDIGGMQATVTSTATSLVSNATAVIASVVAMAALDWRLTIVSLLLLPLFVWIARRVGRERKKIATERQKQMASMSAIVTESLSVSGILLGRTMGRADSLTRDFSTESERLVDLEVRSNMQGRWRMAVIGIVMSAMPALLYWAAGLTTGHGGPAISIGTLVAFVSLQQGLFRPTVSLLATGVQMQTSLALFQRIFEYLDLPLDITERPGARSLGTVRGDVAFDGVDFAYDPESGAPTLRGIDVTVPAGGSLAVVGATGSGKSTLSYLVPRLYDVTAGRVTIDGIDVRDLTFDTLAAAVGVVSQETYLFHASVAENLRFAKPDATDEEIHAAARAAQIHDHITGLPDGYDTLVGERGYRFSGGEKQRLAIARTILRNPPVLILDEATSALDTRTEQAVQDAIDTLSAGRTTLTIAHRLSTVRDADQIVVLDAGRIVERGTHDELLAAGGRYAALVRRDTQLATSAP; from the coding sequence ATGACCTACACTCTTCGTCGGGGACTCGCGTACCCCCGACCACGCCGTCACATCCCGAGGAGTCCTTTGCGCCCCGAAAACGATCTCGCGTCCCGGTGGACCCCACCGCAGAAGAAACCCGCCGCGCCCACCGACGTCCGCCGCATCGTGCGGCTGTTCCGGCCCTACCGCGGCCGGCTGGCCGTCGTCGGCGTCCTGGTCGCCCTGTCCTCGCTGGTCTCCGTCGCCTCGCCGTTCCTGCTGCGGGCGATCCTGGACACCGCGATCCCGCAGGGCCGCACCGGCCTGCTGAGCCTGCTGGCGCTCGGCATGATCGCCACCGCCGTCGCCACCGGGGTCTTCGGCGTCCTGCAGACCCTGATCTCCACCACCGTCGGCCAGCGCGTCATGCACGATCTGCGGACCGCCGTCTACGAGCGGCTGCAGCGCATGTCGCTGGCCTTCTTCACCCGCACCCGCACCGGCGAGGTGCAGTCCAGGATCGCCAACGACATCGGCGGCATGCAGGCCACCGTTACCTCCACCGCGACGTCGCTGGTCTCCAACGCCACTGCCGTGATCGCCTCTGTCGTGGCGATGGCGGCCCTGGACTGGCGGCTGACCATCGTCTCCCTGCTGCTGCTCCCGCTCTTCGTCTGGATCGCCCGCCGGGTCGGCCGCGAGCGCAAGAAGATCGCCACCGAGCGGCAGAAGCAGATGGCCTCGATGTCCGCCATCGTCACCGAGTCGCTGTCGGTCAGCGGCATCCTGCTCGGCCGCACCATGGGCCGGGCCGACTCGCTCACCCGTGACTTCTCCACCGAGTCCGAGCGCCTGGTCGACCTCGAAGTGCGCTCCAACATGCAGGGCCGCTGGCGGATGGCCGTCATCGGCATCGTCATGTCGGCGATGCCCGCCCTGCTGTACTGGGCGGCCGGACTGACCACCGGCCACGGCGGTCCCGCCATCTCCATCGGCACCCTGGTCGCCTTCGTCTCGCTCCAGCAGGGCCTCTTCCGGCCCACCGTCTCGCTGCTGGCCACCGGCGTGCAGATGCAGACGTCGCTGGCGCTCTTCCAGCGCATCTTCGAATACCTCGACCTCCCGCTCGACATCACCGAGCGCCCCGGCGCGCGGAGCCTGGGGACGGTACGCGGCGACGTCGCCTTCGATGGCGTGGACTTCGCCTACGACCCCGAGTCCGGCGCCCCGACCCTGCGCGGCATCGACGTGACCGTGCCCGCCGGCGGCAGCCTGGCCGTCGTCGGCGCGACGGGTTCCGGCAAGAGCACCCTGAGCTATCTGGTGCCGCGGCTCTACGACGTGACGGCCGGCCGGGTCACCATCGACGGCATCGACGTCCGCGATCTGACCTTCGACACGCTGGCCGCCGCGGTGGGCGTGGTCTCCCAGGAGACCTACCTCTTCCACGCCTCGGTCGCGGAGAACCTGCGCTTCGCCAAGCCGGACGCGACCGACGAGGAGATCCACGCCGCCGCCAGGGCCGCGCAGATCCACGACCACATCACCGGCCTGCCCGACGGCTACGACACGCTGGTCGGCGAGCGCGGCTACCGCTTCTCCGGCGGCGAGAAGCAGCGGCTGGCCATCGCCCGCACGATCCTGCGGAACCCGCCGGTGCTCATCCTCGACGAGGCCACCAGCGCCCTGGACACCAGGACCGAGCAGGCCGTCCAGGACGCCATCGACACCCTGTCGGCCGGGCGCACCACCCTCACCATCGCCCACCGGCTGTCCACCGTCCGCGACGCCGACCAGATCGTGGTGCTGGACGCCGGGCGGATCGTCGAACGCGGCACGCACGACGAACTCCTCGCGGCGGGCGGCCGCTACGCCGCTCTGGTGCGACGCGACACGCAACTGGCCACCAGCGCGCCCTGA
- a CDS encoding YjbQ family protein — MADHYRSRVIDVSTGSVESVYDLTADCADFLREEAGGSDGLLNVFVPHATAGVAVIEMGAGSDDDLLAALRDLLPADDRWRHRHGSPGHGRDHVLPALVPPHATLPVVGGRLELGTWQSVVLVDTNRDNPRRQVRLSFLA, encoded by the coding sequence ATGGCCGACCACTACCGCTCGCGCGTCATCGACGTCTCCACCGGCTCGGTGGAGTCCGTGTACGACCTCACCGCCGACTGCGCGGACTTCCTCCGGGAGGAGGCCGGCGGCAGCGACGGCCTGCTCAACGTCTTCGTGCCGCACGCCACCGCAGGCGTCGCCGTCATCGAGATGGGCGCGGGCAGCGACGACGACCTGCTCGCCGCCCTGCGTGACCTGCTGCCCGCCGACGACCGGTGGCGGCACCGGCACGGCAGCCCGGGGCACGGCCGCGACCACGTGCTCCCTGCGCTGGTGCCGCCGCACGCCACGCTGCCGGTGGTCGGCGGCCGGCTGGAGCTGGGCACCTGGCAGTCCGTGGTGCTGGTGGACACCAACCGGGACAACCCGCGCCGACAGGTGCGGCTGAGCTTCCTGGCCTGA
- a CDS encoding glycoside hydrolase family 3 N-terminal domain-containing protein: protein MRGRHGRLPEWILRGLENGTPGAAVDAQGPAARVTAEALRAALPDALAGHPGGDAHGSGDGNAAAADLVAAGANLHLAVRPELRADQTRVFVTDLQTHGVAAALGPFTAGGSLRPFAEGAAAGVRAITAGHAPVPGDEQLPAMLSIRAVTGVLRGELGYGGVVLSDTLDAPSIVDGWGVPGAAVLAWIAGVDLVRLGPSSGAGVRDAIHAAAARAVADGDLPQWRLEEAAERVARLRRWASEPRMPAAEPAPAAGCG from the coding sequence GTGCGCGGGCGGCATGGGCGGCTGCCCGAGTGGATACTGCGCGGCCTGGAGAACGGCACCCCGGGCGCGGCCGTGGACGCACAGGGTCCGGCCGCGCGGGTGACGGCGGAGGCGCTGCGCGCGGCACTGCCCGACGCGCTCGCCGGGCATCCGGGCGGGGACGCACACGGCAGCGGTGACGGCAACGCGGCCGCGGCCGACCTCGTCGCAGCGGGCGCGAACCTCCATCTGGCCGTCCGCCCAGAACTGCGCGCCGACCAGACCCGCGTCTTCGTCACCGACCTGCAGACGCACGGCGTGGCCGCGGCCCTCGGCCCCTTCACCGCCGGAGGCAGTCTGCGGCCGTTCGCCGAGGGCGCGGCCGCCGGCGTGCGGGCGATCACCGCCGGGCACGCCCCGGTGCCCGGCGACGAGCAGCTGCCCGCGATGCTCAGCATCCGGGCGGTGACCGGCGTGCTGCGCGGCGAGTTGGGTTACGGCGGCGTCGTCCTGAGCGACACGCTCGACGCGCCCTCGATCGTCGACGGCTGGGGCGTGCCCGGCGCCGCGGTGCTGGCCTGGATCGCCGGTGTCGATCTCGTACGGCTCGGCCCGTCGAGCGGGGCGGGCGTGCGCGACGCCATCCACGCCGCGGCGGCCCGGGCGGTGGCCGACGGCGACCTGCCCCAGTGGCGGCTGGAGGAGGCCGCGGAGCGGGTCGCGCGGCTGCGCCGCTGGGCGTCCGAGCCGCGGATGCCGGCCGCGGAGCCGGCACCCGCGGCAGGCTGCGGCTGA
- a CDS encoding NAD(P)-binding domain-containing protein yields MNDAVREVEVAVVGAGQAGLSAGYFLRRAGLAPDTGFVMLDHSPGAGGAWQFRWPSLTYGKAHRVHDLPGMPLGDGDPERPSAEVVGDYFARYEQRFDLRVHRPVDVAAVREGDGGRLRIETGAGTWSARALINATGTWDRPFLPYYPGQETFLGRQLHTAGYRGAADFAGSHVVVVGGGTSAVQLLMELAEVARTTWVTRRPPVFHSGPFTEEWGRGAVALVEQRVREGLPPQSVVSVTGLAATDAVQQAMERGILRRQEMFDRITPHGVAWDDGRTLDADAILWATGFRAALDHLAPLRLREPGGGIAVEGTRVVKDPRIHLVGYGPSASTIGANRAGRSAVREIRALLAEAPADPARPAGPGRDRSLESAR; encoded by the coding sequence ATGAACGATGCGGTGCGTGAGGTCGAGGTGGCCGTCGTCGGCGCGGGCCAGGCGGGCCTGTCCGCGGGGTATTTCCTGCGCCGCGCGGGCCTCGCCCCGGACACCGGCTTCGTGATGCTCGACCACTCCCCCGGCGCGGGCGGCGCCTGGCAGTTCCGCTGGCCGTCGCTGACCTACGGCAAGGCGCACAGGGTGCACGACCTTCCCGGGATGCCGCTGGGCGACGGCGACCCGGAGCGGCCCTCGGCCGAGGTGGTGGGCGACTACTTCGCGCGCTACGAGCAGCGGTTCGACCTGCGGGTGCACCGCCCGGTGGACGTGGCCGCGGTACGCGAAGGGGACGGCGGGCGGCTGCGGATCGAGACCGGCGCGGGGACCTGGTCGGCGCGGGCGCTGATCAACGCCACCGGGACATGGGACCGCCCCTTCCTGCCGTACTACCCGGGCCAGGAGACCTTCCTCGGCCGCCAGTTGCACACGGCGGGCTACCGGGGCGCGGCGGACTTCGCCGGCTCGCACGTGGTCGTGGTCGGCGGCGGCACCTCGGCGGTGCAGCTGCTGATGGAGCTGGCCGAGGTGGCGCGGACCACCTGGGTGACCCGGCGGCCGCCGGTCTTCCACAGCGGGCCCTTCACCGAGGAATGGGGGCGCGGGGCGGTCGCCCTGGTCGAGCAGCGGGTTCGTGAGGGGCTGCCGCCGCAGAGCGTGGTGAGCGTGACCGGGCTGGCGGCCACCGACGCCGTCCAGCAGGCGATGGAGCGCGGCATTCTGCGGCGGCAGGAGATGTTCGACCGGATCACACCGCACGGCGTCGCCTGGGACGACGGCCGCACCCTGGACGCCGACGCGATCTTGTGGGCGACCGGATTCCGTGCCGCCCTCGACCACCTCGCCCCGCTGCGGCTGCGCGAGCCCGGCGGCGGCATCGCGGTGGAGGGCACCCGGGTGGTCAAGGACCCGCGGATCCATCTGGTCGGCTACGGACCCTCCGCGAGCACCATCGGCGCCAACCGCGCCGGCCGCAGCGCCGTGCGCGAGATCCGCGCGCTGCTGGCCGAGGCCCCCGCGGATCCGGCCCGCCCTGCCGGACCCGGGCGCGACCGGTCGCTCGAAAGCGCGCGCTGA
- a CDS encoding DoxX family protein gives MPARSAQLLAGLLAGAAVTHFARPEPYDALVPSALPGSARTWTQASGAVEAVLAAAVALPATRRTGALLTAGFFVAVFPANVKMAYDWRHRRTPYRAAAYARLPVQVPLVLWALKVSRSAGVTSPG, from the coding sequence GTGCCCGCACGTTCCGCCCAGCTGCTCGCCGGCCTGCTCGCCGGCGCGGCCGTCACCCACTTCGCCCGGCCCGAGCCCTACGACGCCCTGGTGCCGTCCGCGCTGCCCGGCAGCGCCCGCACCTGGACGCAGGCCAGCGGAGCGGTGGAGGCCGTGCTCGCCGCGGCCGTCGCCCTGCCCGCGACCCGCCGCACGGGCGCCCTGCTCACCGCGGGCTTCTTCGTCGCCGTCTTCCCGGCCAACGTCAAGATGGCCTACGACTGGCGCCACCGGCGCACCCCCTACCGGGCCGCCGCCTACGCCCGGCTGCCGGTCCAGGTGCCGCTGGTGCTCTGGGCGCTGAAGGTCAGCCGCTCGGCGGGGGTGACGTCACCAGGATGA
- a CDS encoding (Fe-S)-binding protein — protein MRVALFVTCVNDLLYPETGRAVVRLLERLGVEVDFPPGQTCCGQPQYNTGYRHLSEPLVRHHASVFEGYDYVVTPSGSCAAMVRESYPRIAQRAAEEGRESAAGLARAAALAVPRTYELTEFLVDVLGVTDVGAYFPHTVTYHPSCHGLRVLGLGGRPRQLLEAVRGLELRELPRAEECCGFGGTFAVKNPHVSAAMGQDKIDNAAGTGAEVLCGADNSCLMHLGGMISRQGTALRAVHIAEILASTEDQPYTAPELTGKIR, from the coding sequence ATGCGTGTAGCACTCTTCGTGACCTGTGTGAATGACCTGCTCTACCCGGAGACGGGGCGGGCGGTGGTGCGGTTGCTGGAGCGGCTGGGCGTGGAGGTGGACTTCCCGCCGGGGCAGACCTGTTGCGGGCAGCCGCAGTACAACACCGGTTACCGGCATCTGAGCGAGCCGCTGGTGCGGCACCACGCGTCGGTGTTCGAGGGGTACGACTACGTGGTGACGCCGTCGGGGTCCTGCGCGGCGATGGTGCGGGAGAGCTACCCGCGGATCGCGCAGCGCGCCGCCGAGGAGGGCCGGGAGTCGGCGGCCGGGCTGGCGCGCGCGGCGGCGCTGGCGGTGCCGCGGACCTACGAGCTCACCGAGTTCCTGGTCGACGTGCTGGGGGTCACCGACGTCGGCGCGTACTTCCCGCACACGGTGACCTACCACCCCTCCTGCCACGGGCTGCGGGTGCTGGGCCTGGGCGGGCGCCCCCGGCAGCTGCTGGAGGCCGTACGCGGCCTGGAACTGCGGGAGTTGCCCAGGGCGGAGGAGTGCTGCGGCTTCGGCGGGACCTTCGCGGTGAAGAACCCCCATGTCTCCGCCGCGATGGGCCAGGACAAGATCGACAACGCGGCCGGCACCGGCGCGGAGGTCCTCTGCGGCGCCGACAACTCCTGCCTGATGCACCTCGGCGGCATGATCTCCCGCCAGGGCACCGCGCTGCGGGCCGTGCACATCGCCGAGATCCTCGCCTCCACCGAGGACCAGCCCTACACCGCCCCCGAGCTGACGGGAAAGATCCGATGA